The following coding sequences lie in one Arachis ipaensis cultivar K30076 chromosome B05, Araip1.1, whole genome shotgun sequence genomic window:
- the LOC107640079 gene encoding protein MAIN-LIKE 1-like: protein MRLDERYVPYLQMAGLYHLVRLNDRWFRLDEPLVSAFVERWRPETHTFHMPFGECTITLQDVAYQLGLPVDGNYVSGCLIDFHLYIEGGRPAWQWFHELLGVLPPENQVQKFAVNCTWFQETFAECPDGADEETVRRFVRAYIMMLLGTQLFADKSGNRIHIRWLPYVARLEEMGRYSWGSAALAWLYRCMCRVTNRHVVKLAGPLQLLQSWIFWRFPTLRPSGYDEISWPLASRYRYCFEDEAAAGRVQTTGTQAPLDVDLNEPATVAPPHPFAMGGTPASAQTIGSHSVAGPSSSRPVHAARVTPR from the exons ATGCGTCTTGATGAGAGGTACGTTCCGTACCTGCAGATGGCCGGATTGTACCATCTTGTGAGACTGAATGACAGATGGTTCCGACTAGACGAGCCCCTAGTCAGCGCATTCGTCGAGAGGTGGCGGCCTGAGACGCACACCTTCcacatgccgttcggagagtgcaccatCACGCTTCAGGACGTCGCATACCAGCTGGGGTTGCCAGTGGACGGAAATTACGTTAGTGGTTGCCTGATAGACTTCCACCTTTACATTGAGGGTGGGAGACCTGCTTGGCAGTGGTTCCATGAGTTGCTTGGTGTTTTACCTCCCGAGAACCAGGTGCAGAAATTCGCAGTCAACTGCACCTGGTTTCAGGAGACATTTGCAGAGTGTCCAGACGGGGCTGATGAGGAGACAGTTAGGCGCTTTGTCCGGGCCTATATCATGATGTTATTGGGCACGCAGCTCtttgccgacaagtccggcaaTCGTATACACATCAGATGGCTACCTTATGTTGCTCGGCTTGAGGAGATGGGTCGCTACAGTTGGGGGTCGGCGGCACTTGCATGGTTGTACAGGTGCATGTGCCGAGTCACCAACAGACATGTGGTGAAGTTAGCTGGCCCTTTACAGTTACTACAGTCTTGGATATTCTGGAGGTTTCCCACTCTTAGACCATCTGGGTATGATGAGATTAGCTGGCCCCTTGCCTCGAGGTACCGTTATTGTTTT GAGGATGAGGCTGCAGCCGGACGGGTTCAGACGACAGGGACACAGGCACCCCTGGATGTAGATCTGAACGAGCCTGCCACGGTAGCTCCCCCGCATCCTTTTGCCATGGGTGGGACCCCAGCATCTGCCCAGACTATTGGGTCACATTCAGTTGCCGGCCCGTCATCATCCAGACCCGTGCATGCTGCGCGTGTGACCCCGAGATAG
- the LOC107640080 gene encoding uncharacterized protein LOC107640080, with translation MGNGVPAGNGVPWKMEMGSNFPPRRGMGRGWEVNLRAEMGSRELGLEGVKRVKKFFYRIPTAVLHDTVKFDCSTIGSNEDLQVMFLCRRQFPEVRTPELLAKLVDVVSSSGGSNRNANTIAAVAGSSSRPAVASSSAPVYEPPMQPVASPSFAVDLGGNVGDEVRHGKHIPTEVHCPTPAGVGDGLFEDPDDDDVEPDLIADESGDDVGTTVPRRATGGSSSGTQQYPPHFSSLDLDAMRQDENALLPSGFGARDTEGSAGVNEFQVGQQFQDKDEALFNVKTYSIRRGVQYKVVESDYRRYVGKCSEFGNGCTWLIRMSLRQRKGIWEVKRYNGPHTCLASSISSDHRSLDYHVISTFIMPMVRADAAVNIKVLQNATAAQFGFRPTYRRVWMAKQKAVAVIYGDWDESYNELPRWVLGVQLTMPGTVAVLRTCPVRVGGQVDESQVYFHRLFWTFPPCIQAFRHCKPLVSIDGTHLYGKYGGTLLVAIAQDGNSNILPVAFALVEGENAESWSFFLSHLREHVTPQPGLLVISDRHNGIKAALEAPDGGWLPPAAYRAFCIRHVASNFALS, from the exons atggggaatggggtcccCGCGGGGAATGGAGTTCCGTGGAAAATGGAGATGGGGAGCAATTTTCCCCCACGGCGGGGAATGGGGCGGGGATGGGAAGTAAATCTGAGGGCGGagatggggagcagggag CTTGGTCTCGAAGGAGTTAAAAGGGTCAAGAAGTTTTTCTACCGCATTCCAACAGCGGTGCTCCATGACACCGTGAAGTTTGATTGTTCCACAATCGGCAGTAACGAGGACTTGCAGGTTATGTTTCTTTGTCGTAGGCAGTTTCCCGAGGTAAGGACACCGGAGTTGTTGGctaagttggttgatgtggtatctagCTCGGGTGGTTCAAACCGGAATGCGAATACTATAGCCGCAGTTGCCGGGTCGAGCTCGAGACCTGCTGTTGCTTCGTCCTCTGCTCCTGTGTATGAGCCACCGATGCAGCCTGTTGCGTCCCCTTCGTTTGCCGTCGATCTGGGCGGGAATGTTGGAGATGAGGTTCGGCATGGGAAACATATTCCCACCGAGGTACATTGTCCCACACCGGCTGGTGTTGGTGATGGTTTGTTTGAGGATCCAGATGACGATGACGTGGAGCCGGATTTGATCGCTGATGAAAGCGGCGATGATGTTGGAACTACTGTTCCGAGAAGGGCTACAGGTGGAtctagttctggcacacagcagtatccacccCATTTTTCCTCGTTGGACCTGGATGCCATGCGGCAGGATGAAAATGCTCTGCTGCCCTCAGGATTTGGCGCTAGAGATACCGAGGGGTCTGCCGGTGTGAACGAGTTTCAGGTTGGCCaacaatttcaggataaagatgaggcgtTGTTCAATGTGAAGACGTACAGTATCCGCCGAGGGGTCCAGTACAAGGTCGTTGAGTCTGACTATCGGAGGTATGTGGGAAAGTGTtccgagtttgggaatgggtgcacatggctCATTCGGATGAGTCTCCGACAGCGGAAGGGTATCTGGGAAGTGAAGCGATACAACGGTCCGCATACATGTCTCGCCAGCTCCATCTCCAGCGACCATAGGAGTCTGGACTACCATGTGATATCCACCTTCATTATGCCgatggttagggctgatgcagCTGTGAACATCAAGGTCCTTCAAAATGCAACGGCCGCACAATTTGGGTTCAGGCCAACGTACAGGAGGGtatggatggcgaagcagaaggccgtTGCCGTCATATATGGGGACTGGGACgagtcgtacaacgagctccCTAGGTGGGTTTTAGGAGTTCAGCTGACGATGCCTGGCACTGTAGCCGTCCTCAGGACTTGCCCTGTTCGAGTTGGGGGACAGGTTGACGAGTCTCAAGTTTATTTTCATAGGCTGTTCTGGACTTTCCCCCCTTGTATCcaggcattccgtcattgcaagcctCTGGTGAGTATTGATGGGACCCATCTATATGGGAAGTATGGGGGAACACTGCTAGTCGCCATTGCACAGGATGGAAACTCGAACATCCTCCCCGTGGCATTTGCACTAGTcgagggtgagaatgctgagtcaTGGTCTTTCTTTCTTTCCCACCTCCGTGAGCACGTGACACCTCAGCCGGGTCTGTTAGTTATTTCAGATAGGCATAATGGCATCAAGGCAGCACTAGAGGCTCCGGATGGGGGATGGCTACCCCCAGCTGCGTACCGGGCGTTCTGCATTCGACACGTTGCATCGAACTTTGCATTGAGCTGA
- the LOC107642796 gene encoding LOB domain-containing protein 36-like, with translation MSSSNSPCAACKFLRRKCTQECVFAPYFPPDNPQRFAYVHKVFGASNVAKLLNELNAAQRDDAVKSLAYEAEARLRDPVYGCVGLISVLQHRLRQIQVELTNAKKELATYIGPQALQGVPTTAILQHHHSFASQMFPYNSAMAAPPAIAHGGQLMIRDAQTAPPTPQQQILEAQQLAAAVVVRDQQDMFRGYDQHHQQQEFLRFNGGGFDMGSVSSGGGGYSQVSGGGSGGGSGDQLSPSLALGSFDNPYHMQQGESHAHHLPLQAQLLLPPQQKQAQQQAQSQHIPGHHHQQPSESEECRSVGPSC, from the coding sequence ATGTCGTCGTCGAATTCACCTTGCGCAGCGTGCAAGTTCTTGCGGAGGAAGTGCACGCAGGAGTGCGTTTTCGCGCCGTATTTCCCGCCGGACAACCCGCAGAGGTTCGCATACGTGCACAAGGTTTTCGGCGCCAGCAACGTCGCCAAGCTGCTGAACGAACTCAACGCCGCGCAGAGAGACGACGCCGTGAAGTCGTTGGCGTACGAGGCTGAGGCGCGTTTAAGAGACCCCGTCTACGGTTGCGTGGGTCTCATATCGGTGCTGCAGCACCGGCTCCGGCAGATCCAGGTGGAGCTCACCAACGCCAAGAAGGAGCTCGCCACCTACATTGGCCCTCAGGCACTGCAGGGTGTCCCAACCACCGCCATTCTCCAGCATCACCATTCCTTTGCCTCGCAGATGTTCCCTTACAACAGCGCCATGGCTGCTCCGCCAGCTATTGCTCATGGCGGACAGTTGATGATTCGCGACGCTCAGACTGCCCCTCCGACTCCGCAACAGCAGATCTTGGAGGCTCAGCAGCTGGCTGCTGCGGTGGTGGTGAGGGATCAACAAGATATGTTCAGAGGGTATGATCAGCATCATCAACAGCAAGAGTTTCTGAGGTTTAATGGTGGAGGGTTTGATATGGGTTCGGTTTCTTCCGGTGGTGGTGGGTACAGCCAGGTTAGTGGCGGTGGAAGTGGTGGCGGTTCTGGTGATCAGTTGTCTCCTTCGTTGGCTTTGGGGTCTTTTGACAATCCATACCATATGCAGCAAGGGGAAAGCCATGCTCACCATCTTCCTCTTCAGGCGCAGCTACTTCTCCCACCGCAGCAGAAGCAGGCTCAACAGCAAGCACAGTCACAGCATATTCCCGGCCACCACCACCAGCAACCTTCGGAAAGCGAGGAGTGTAGGAGTGTCGGTCCATCTTGTTGA